A genomic stretch from Barnesiella intestinihominis YIT 11860 includes:
- the era gene encoding GTPase Era, giving the protein MHKAGFVNIVGNPNVGKSTLMNSLVGERISIITSKAQTTRHRIMGIVNTEDMQIVYSDTPGVLVPNYKLQESMLNFSQSALLDADILLYVTDVVEAPAKNQSFLDKVARETVPVLVVINKIDLLKEQSDLEKLVEEWKQLLPNAEIIPVSAQYKFNLDYLLKRIQELLPPSPPFFEKDALTDKPARFFVTEIIREKILQTYDKEIPYACEVAVEQFHEEENHIDIMAVIYVERDSQKGIVIGKGGSALKKVGTLARKDIEVFFDKKVFLELYVKVEKDWRSRENKLKGFGYIPE; this is encoded by the coding sequence ATGCATAAGGCCGGATTTGTAAATATTGTCGGGAATCCCAATGTAGGTAAGTCTACGTTGATGAATTCACTGGTCGGAGAACGAATTTCGATTATTACGTCGAAGGCACAGACGACTCGTCATAGAATTATGGGAATAGTGAATACCGAGGATATGCAGATCGTCTATTCCGATACTCCGGGAGTTCTTGTCCCTAATTATAAGTTGCAGGAGTCGATGCTGAATTTTTCTCAGTCGGCATTACTCGATGCCGATATTTTGCTTTATGTGACCGATGTGGTGGAAGCTCCTGCGAAAAACCAATCATTCCTCGACAAGGTGGCTCGGGAGACGGTTCCTGTATTGGTAGTTATCAACAAGATCGATTTGCTGAAAGAGCAGAGCGATCTTGAAAAGTTGGTAGAGGAGTGGAAACAGTTGTTGCCGAATGCCGAAATTATACCGGTTTCGGCACAATATAAATTTAACCTCGACTATTTGTTGAAGCGTATTCAGGAATTACTACCTCCGTCACCTCCTTTTTTCGAGAAAGATGCTTTGACCGATAAGCCGGCTCGTTTCTTCGTAACGGAAATTATCCGCGAGAAAATATTGCAGACGTACGATAAAGAGATTCCGTATGCTTGTGAGGTGGCGGTAGAACAATTCCATGAAGAAGAGAACCATATTGATATTATGGCTGTTATCTATGTGGAGCGAGATTCTCAGAAAGGAATCGTTATCGGGAAAGGCGGTTCGGCTTTGAAGAAGGTAGGGACTTTGGCCCGGAAAGATATCGAAGTGTTTTTTGACAAAAAGGTTTTTCTCGAACTGTATGTAAAAGTGGAGAAAGATTGGCGTAGTCGGGAAAATAAATTGAAAGGTTTCGGGTATATACCTGAATAA
- the der gene encoding ribosome biogenesis GTPase Der has product MGNIVAIVGRPNVGKSTLFNRLTQTRKAIVNEEAGTTRDRQYGKVEWCGQEFSVIDTGGWVVNSEDIFEEEINKQVALAIEEADVILFMVDVKTGAVDLDDHVAAILRRSDKPVILVANKADSNEWQYNAAEFYSFGLGDPFCVSAASGSGTGDLLDEILKRFTKKSEPEIEENIPRFAVVGRPNAGKSSIINAFIGEDRYIVTDIAGTTRDSIYTRYDKFGFNFYLVDTAGIRKKGKVTEDLEYYSVIRSIRAIEASDVCILMIDATRGIEGQDLNIFSLIQKNKKGLVVCVNKWDLVEDKSNKAIQTFENAIRARLAPFVDFPIVYASALTKQRIYKVLENAVQVYKNRHTKIPTSKLNEVLLSAIENYPPPAHKGKYVKIKYVTMLRETYVPTFVFFCNLPQWVKDPYKRYLENKIRENWNFSGTPINIFMREK; this is encoded by the coding sequence ATGGGAAATATAGTAGCGATAGTAGGACGCCCGAATGTGGGAAAATCGACTCTTTTCAATCGTCTGACTCAAACTCGTAAAGCGATTGTCAACGAAGAAGCCGGTACGACACGGGATCGACAATACGGTAAGGTCGAGTGGTGCGGTCAGGAATTCTCTGTTATCGATACCGGAGGTTGGGTTGTTAACTCGGAAGATATTTTTGAGGAAGAGATTAACAAACAAGTGGCTTTGGCCATTGAGGAAGCCGATGTTATTTTGTTTATGGTCGATGTGAAAACCGGCGCGGTAGACCTCGACGACCATGTGGCAGCTATATTGCGCCGTTCGGATAAACCGGTGATTTTGGTAGCGAATAAAGCCGATTCGAACGAGTGGCAGTATAACGCCGCCGAATTTTATTCGTTCGGGCTGGGCGATCCTTTTTGTGTGTCGGCAGCCAGCGGTTCGGGAACGGGCGATTTGTTGGACGAGATATTGAAACGTTTTACCAAAAAATCGGAACCCGAGATAGAGGAAAACATTCCTCGTTTTGCGGTGGTGGGACGCCCCAATGCCGGAAAGTCTTCTATCATCAATGCGTTTATTGGCGAAGACCGGTATATTGTTACCGATATTGCCGGTACGACTCGCGATTCGATTTATACCCGATACGATAAATTCGGATTCAATTTTTATTTGGTAGATACGGCCGGTATTCGTAAGAAAGGGAAGGTTACCGAAGACCTCGAATATTATTCGGTGATTCGCTCCATACGAGCTATCGAAGCCTCTGATGTCTGTATTTTGATGATCGATGCTACAAGAGGTATCGAAGGACAGGATTTGAATATCTTTTCGTTGATACAGAAAAATAAAAAGGGTTTGGTGGTTTGTGTCAACAAGTGGGATTTGGTCGAAGATAAATCGAATAAGGCTATTCAAACTTTTGAAAATGCCATACGGGCACGTCTCGCCCCTTTTGTCGATTTTCCCATTGTCTATGCTTCGGCGTTGACTAAGCAACGTATCTATAAAGTTTTGGAGAACGCCGTGCAGGTTTATAAGAACCGGCATACCAAGATACCCACTTCGAAACTAAACGAAGTGTTGCTGAGTGCGATAGAAAATTATCCGCCTCCTGCACATAAAGGCAAGTATGTAAAAATAAAATATGTGACCATGTTGCGGGAGACTTACGTCCCCACGTTCGTGTTCTTTTGTAATTTGCCGCAATGGGTGAAAGACCCGTACAAACGGTATCTCGAAAACAAGATACGGGAGAATTGGAATTTCAGCGGTACACCCATCAATATTTTCATGCGAGAAAAATAA
- a CDS encoding SufE family protein, which yields MKSIDEIQDEIIEEFSVFDDWMDKYALLIDLGNALPPLDEKYKTSENLIEGCQSRVWLQADYREGSVYFEAESDAIIVKGIVSLLVRVLSGHTPDEILNAHLYFIDRIGLNEHLSPTRSNGLVAMVKQMRMYALAFKVKNN from the coding sequence ATGAAAAGTATCGACGAAATACAAGACGAGATTATAGAGGAGTTTTCGGTATTCGACGATTGGATGGACAAATATGCATTGCTGATCGATTTGGGCAATGCCCTTCCTCCTTTGGACGAGAAATATAAGACTTCCGAAAATTTAATCGAAGGTTGCCAGAGTCGGGTGTGGTTGCAGGCCGATTATAGAGAGGGTTCCGTTTATTTTGAAGCGGAGAGCGATGCGATTATCGTGAAGGGGATAGTTTCGTTGTTGGTACGGGTTTTATCCGGCCATACTCCCGATGAGATCTTGAATGCTCATCTTTATTTTATCGACAGAATAGGGTTGAACGAACATTTATCGCCGACTCGCTCGAACGGGCTTGTGGCTATGGTTAAACAAATGCGCATGTATGCTTTGGCTTTTAAAGTGAAAAACAATTAA
- a CDS encoding YceD family protein: protein MGRFSAYKLPLKSMPIGTQDFEYVLDNEFFKNIEGEDVQKGKVKVKLTVKRTAASFELDFDLEGVIQIPCDRCLDDMDHEVKTQETLYVKFGSEYSEESDNVVVIPESDGELNIAWFLYEFIALTIPLKHVHQAGKCNKSMSAKLRKHAARSMDDSDGSEDAASYDDDDVVDEVPGEGEETDPRWDELKKIIDNN from the coding sequence TTGGGACGATTTAGTGCTTATAAATTACCGCTCAAAAGTATGCCGATAGGTACTCAGGATTTTGAGTATGTATTGGATAATGAGTTCTTTAAGAATATCGAAGGTGAAGATGTTCAAAAAGGAAAGGTGAAGGTGAAATTGACAGTGAAGCGGACGGCGGCTTCTTTCGAACTGGATTTTGATTTGGAAGGAGTCATTCAAATTCCGTGCGATCGCTGTTTGGACGATATGGACCATGAGGTAAAAACCCAAGAAACGCTCTATGTGAAATTCGGTTCGGAATACAGCGAGGAGAGCGATAATGTGGTTGTTATTCCTGAAAGTGACGGAGAATTGAATATTGCATGGTTTTTATATGAGTTCATTGCACTGACAATACCTTTGAAGCATGTTCATCAAGCAGGGAAATGCAATAAATCGATGAGTGCTAAATTGCGTAAACATGCGGCGCGTTCTATGGACGATAGCGACGGAAGTGAAGATGCCGCATCATACGATGATGACGATGTTGTAGATGAAGTGCCCGGCGAAGGGGAGGAAACCGACCCGAGATGGGACGAATTAAAGAAAATAATAGATAATAATTAA
- a CDS encoding M28 family peptidase, giving the protein MKTVNRKVGYLILIVGLVACSAKSVKNSEEKDTDSVSIEVPSFDTDSAYAYIERQVQFGFRVPNTPAHLATADYLSSELARHGAVVEVQQGTVTAYDGTELSIRNIIGSFSPEKKNRILLFAHWDSRPYADNDPDKSKHRQPIAGADDGASGVGVLLEIARQIGKRQPDTGVDIAFFDAEDYGVPYWSESSDENTWALGTQYWTRRPHKPGYRARFGILLDMVGGAGAQFRRELFSKYYASGIVAQVWDTAKRLGYGNYFIEEDGGYVTDDHLYVNRYGIPSIDIIPCHRDTETGFPPYWHTVDDTMRNIDRSTLKAVGQTVLTVLYEE; this is encoded by the coding sequence ATGAAAACAGTAAACCGTAAGGTCGGGTATTTAATTTTAATTGTCGGGTTGGTCGCTTGTTCTGCAAAGTCGGTGAAAAATAGCGAGGAAAAGGATACGGATAGCGTGTCGATAGAGGTTCCTTCTTTTGATACGGATAGTGCTTATGCTTATATCGAACGTCAAGTGCAGTTCGGTTTCAGAGTGCCCAACACTCCGGCACATTTGGCAACGGCCGATTATTTATCTTCCGAGTTGGCTCGGCATGGCGCTGTCGTAGAAGTGCAGCAAGGAACGGTTACGGCTTATGACGGGACAGAGCTTTCTATACGGAATATCATAGGTTCGTTTTCTCCTGAAAAGAAAAATCGCATTTTATTGTTCGCTCATTGGGATTCTCGTCCATACGCCGATAACGACCCGGATAAGAGTAAACATCGTCAGCCTATCGCCGGAGCCGACGACGGTGCGAGCGGAGTGGGCGTATTGCTTGAAATAGCTCGTCAGATAGGGAAGAGACAGCCCGACACGGGTGTCGATATAGCCTTTTTCGATGCCGAGGATTACGGTGTTCCCTATTGGAGCGAGTCGAGTGACGAAAACACATGGGCATTGGGCACACAGTATTGGACACGTCGGCCTCATAAGCCGGGATATCGGGCCCGATTCGGGATCTTACTCGATATGGTGGGCGGAGCCGGGGCACAATTTCGACGAGAGTTATTTTCGAAGTATTATGCTTCCGGAATTGTGGCGCAAGTATGGGATACGGCGAAGCGATTGGGGTACGGAAACTATTTTATCGAGGAGGACGGCGGATATGTTACCGATGACCATTTGTATGTAAACCGTTATGGAATACCCAGTATCGATATTATTCCATGTCATCGAGATACAGAGACGGGATTTCCTCCTTATTGGCATACGGTGGACGATACAATGAGAAATATAGATCGGTCGACGTTGAAAGCCGTAGGCCAGACCGTGTTGACGGTTCTTTATGAAGAATGA
- a CDS encoding LD-carboxypeptidase — MMYRPQFLCPGDSVSIVSPASIINPDYVKGATGVLESWSLGVTVSSHCLDHSGVYSGTIDERMNDFRHALYDPAVKAVLCSRGGYGAVHLLDGLTDDIARNPKWIIGFSDISALHALCVSRGVMSLHAPMCKHLTTEPADNRCTHYLRQILFGEIPEYKENPHPLNRCGEGRGMLVGGNMAVLCGLIFTPYDIFLPGTVLFIEDIAEPPYKIERMLYNLKLSGRLASLSGLIVGRFTEYTENEGLGGTLYELIRKMVDEYDYPVCFDFPVGHVSDNLPMIEGADVVFSVGERSVDLSFCIK, encoded by the coding sequence ATGATGTACAGACCTCAATTTTTATGCCCCGGCGATAGCGTTTCCATTGTTTCGCCTGCGAGTATTATCAATCCCGATTATGTGAAAGGGGCGACCGGCGTTTTGGAAAGTTGGTCGCTCGGTGTGACTGTTTCTTCTCACTGTCTGGATCATTCGGGCGTTTATTCGGGGACGATAGATGAACGAATGAACGATTTCCGCCATGCGTTGTACGATCCTGCTGTGAAGGCTGTCTTGTGCAGCCGTGGCGGATATGGGGCTGTTCATTTGTTGGACGGATTGACCGATGATATTGCTCGGAATCCGAAGTGGATTATCGGATTCAGCGACATATCGGCTTTGCATGCTCTCTGTGTGAGCCGTGGGGTGATGTCGTTGCATGCTCCCATGTGCAAGCATTTGACTACCGAGCCGGCGGATAATCGTTGTACGCACTATTTACGGCAAATTTTATTCGGAGAAATTCCCGAATACAAGGAAAATCCTCACCCTTTGAACCGTTGCGGTGAGGGACGGGGAATGTTGGTGGGTGGAAATATGGCGGTTTTGTGCGGATTGATTTTTACTCCGTATGATATATTTTTGCCTGGAACGGTTTTGTTTATAGAAGATATAGCCGAGCCTCCTTACAAAATAGAACGCATGCTTTATAACTTGAAACTGTCCGGTCGTTTGGCTTCGTTGTCGGGATTGATCGTGGGTAGGTTTACCGAGTATACCGAGAACGAAGGTCTGGGTGGTACATTGTATGAGTTGATTCGTAAAATGGTCGATGAGTATGATTATCCGGTATGTTTCGATTTTCCGGTGGGACATGTCTCGGATAATTTGCCGATGATCGAGGGGGCAGATGTCGTGTTTTCTGTCGGTGAGCGGTCGGTGGATTTATCTTTTTGTATAAAATAG
- the rpmF gene encoding 50S ribosomal protein L32 translates to MAHPKRKQSKTRTAKRRTHDKAVAPTLAVCPNCGAWHVYHTVCGECGYYRGKLAIEKEAAV, encoded by the coding sequence ATGGCACATCCTAAAAGAAAACAATCGAAAACGAGAACAGCCAAAAGAAGAACTCATGATAAAGCTGTGGCTCCAACTTTGGCAGTTTGTCCTAACTGTGGTGCTTGGCATGTATACCATACTGTATGTGGAGAGTGTGGTTATTACAGAGGAAAATTGGCAATCGAAAAAGAAGCTGCTGTTTAA
- a CDS encoding beta-ketoacyl-ACP synthase III — MQNAKITGIASYVPDYVLTNDELSHMVDTNDEWITTRVGIKERRILKGEGTGSSDLGVKAVAELLKKTGVKPSEVDLLICATSNPDYRFPSTASIVLEKLGIKTAYGYDIQAACAGFIVALQAGTAYIKSGLYKHVVVLAAEKMSSMVNYKDRSTCPLFGDAAACVMLEPTDEEVGVRDAVLHTDGMGLPHLLMKAGGAVHPTSHETVDHDEHFVYQEGRAVYKHAVTDMLTSSESVMARNGLSVDTIDYFIPHQANLRIIEAIADRIKLPEEKLLVNIQKYGNTSASSIPLCMAEFEHKFKKGDKLVLTAFGAGFTWGALYLIWGYDAK, encoded by the coding sequence ATGCAGAATGCAAAAATAACGGGAATTGCCTCGTATGTTCCCGATTATGTTTTGACAAACGACGAGTTGTCGCATATGGTCGATACCAACGACGAGTGGATTACTACTCGTGTAGGTATTAAAGAACGTAGAATTTTAAAAGGAGAAGGAACGGGATCTTCCGATTTGGGCGTAAAAGCAGTAGCCGAATTGTTGAAAAAAACAGGAGTAAAGCCCAGTGAAGTGGATTTACTCATTTGTGCTACGTCGAATCCCGATTATCGTTTCCCTTCTACGGCATCGATCGTATTGGAAAAATTGGGGATAAAAACAGCTTATGGGTATGATATACAAGCCGCTTGTGCAGGGTTTATCGTTGCTTTGCAAGCAGGAACTGCCTATATAAAGAGCGGACTGTATAAGCATGTGGTTGTTTTGGCGGCAGAAAAGATGTCGTCGATGGTTAACTATAAAGACCGTTCTACTTGTCCACTGTTCGGTGATGCTGCGGCTTGCGTTATGTTAGAACCTACCGACGAGGAAGTCGGAGTGAGGGATGCCGTGTTGCATACCGATGGTATGGGACTGCCTCATTTGTTGATGAAAGCCGGTGGTGCTGTTCATCCTACTTCGCACGAGACGGTAGATCATGATGAACATTTTGTTTATCAGGAAGGTCGGGCGGTATATAAGCATGCGGTAACCGATATGCTCACTTCTTCGGAAAGCGTGATGGCTCGCAATGGTTTGTCCGTAGATACGATCGATTATTTTATTCCTCATCAAGCAAATTTGCGTATTATAGAGGCTATTGCCGATCGTATAAAGCTGCCGGAAGAAAAATTATTGGTCAATATTCAAAAGTACGGGAATACGAGTGCATCGTCTATCCCCTTGTGTATGGCCGAATTTGAGCATAAATTCAAAAAAGGAGATAAACTTGTCCTCACGGCTTTTGGCGCAGGATTTACATGGGGAGCTCTTTATCTCATTTGGGGATACGACGCAAAATAA
- a CDS encoding M15 family metallopeptidase, translating to MVINYEEYFEQAGLVDIQTAIPDVVVDLKYATADNFMGEILYPDLRKAYLLPHMISRLARVHARLQELKPGYRLVIYDAARPLSIQRRMFERVRGTPQEQYVANPYNEGGFHNYGMAVDLSILGSDGVALDMGSPYDFFGEEAHTVDDDYLLKTGRISEAAYHNRRFLYAVMREQELYPLPNEWWHYQHYVQESDKKRFKILDF from the coding sequence ATGGTGATCAACTATGAGGAATATTTCGAGCAGGCGGGGTTGGTCGATATTCAAACTGCCATTCCCGATGTGGTCGTAGATTTGAAATACGCTACGGCCGATAATTTTATGGGTGAAATTTTATATCCCGATTTGAGAAAAGCCTATCTATTGCCTCATATGATTTCACGGCTGGCCCGGGTACATGCCCGGTTACAGGAGTTAAAGCCGGGATATAGGTTGGTGATTTACGATGCCGCCCGTCCGTTAAGCATACAGCGCAGAATGTTTGAGCGAGTGCGAGGTACACCGCAAGAGCAGTATGTGGCTAATCCTTACAATGAGGGAGGCTTCCATAATTACGGCATGGCTGTCGATTTATCGATACTCGGTAGCGATGGCGTCGCATTGGATATGGGCAGTCCGTATGATTTTTTTGGAGAAGAAGCGCATACGGTCGATGACGATTATTTATTGAAGACAGGTAGGATAAGCGAGGCGGCTTATCACAATCGACGATTTTTGTATGCAGTCATGCGAGAACAAGAGCTTTATCCGCTTCCTAATGAATGGTGGCATTATCAACATTATGTACAGGAGTCGGATAAGAAACGATTTAAAATATTGGATTTTTGA